Below is a window of Ralstonia nicotianae DNA.
GACGAGGGCCGCTACGCCGAGATCCCGCGCGAAATGGTGGCCACCGGTGACTGGATCACGCCGCGCCTGAACGACCTGAAGTACTTCGAAAAGCCGCCGCTGCAATACTGGACCACCGCCGCCACCTTCCAGGCCTTCGGCGTCCAGGCATGGGGCGCGCGCCTGTGGCCGCTGCTGTTCGCGCTGGGCGGCATCGCCATCACGGCGTGGACGCTGGCGGCCTACCGCGGCCGGCGCGCGGCGGCGATGGGCGCGGCCATCCTCGCGTCGTCGCTGCTGTACCTGCTGTTCGGGCAGGTCATCACGCTCGACATGGGCGTGGGCTTCTTCCTGACCGTGGGCGCGTGCGGCTTTGCCCTGGCGCAGCGGCCGGGCGCCTCGCGCGGCGCGCGGCTCGGCTGGATGCTGGCGGTGTGGCTGGCCCTGGCGGGCGCGACCCTGACCAAGGGCCTGATCGGCGTGGTGCTGCCGGGCCTGATCGGCGTGGCCTACCTGCTGATGACCCGCGACTGGGCCCTGCCGCGCCGCATGCACTGGCTGCCCGGGCTTGCGCTGTACCTGGCCGCCACGGTGCCGTGGTTCGTGCTGGTGCAGCGCCGCAACCCCGAGTTCTTCGACTTCTTCTTCATCCACGAGCACTTCCAGCGCTTCCTGACCACCGAGCACCATCGGGCCGGCAAGTGGTGGTACTTCATTGCCGTGGGCGCGGCCGGGCTGCTGCCCTGGACGCCGCTGCTGCTGGCCGCCATCGGCCGGCGCATCGGCCGCGTGGCCGAGCTCTTCGCCGGCACGCGCGAGTTCGACCTGATGCGCTGGAGCATCGCCTGGGCGGCGATGATCTTCCTGTTCTTCTCCGCCTCCAGTTCCAAGCTGCCGGGCTATATCGTGCCCGCCTTCCCGGCCCTGGCGATTTGTCTGGCGCTGGCCCTGGAGCGCCTGCCGACCCGCGCGGTGGCGTGGGCGCTGGGCGTCAATCTGCTGATCGCGATCGGGCTGTGGCTGGCGGTGCCCGTGATCGGCGCCAAGGCCGGCGCGAAGATGCCGGCCGCGCAGGTCGCGCTGGCCATGCCGGCGCTGCGCGACGTGCTGGCGATGCTGGCTGTCGGCACGCTGGCCGCGCTGGCCGCCCTGCGCTGGCAGCGCCGCACGCTGGCCGTGATCGTGCTGGCGCTGTCCGCCCTGTTCTGCTGGGACCGCACGATCAACGCCAGCGAGATCTTCCGCGACACGCTGTCGGCGCGCGACGTGATCGACCAGGCCCTG
It encodes the following:
- a CDS encoding ArnT family glycosyltransferase — encoded protein: MDSRFASSGRPARRSPWMALLVVALVAVFVALWTDDLFQRSTLFRPDEGRYAEIPREMVATGDWITPRLNDLKYFEKPPLQYWTTAATFQAFGVQAWGARLWPLLFALGGIAITAWTLAAYRGRRAAAMGAAILASSLLYLLFGQVITLDMGVGFFLTVGACGFALAQRPGASRGARLGWMLAVWLALAGATLTKGLIGVVLPGLIGVAYLLMTRDWALPRRMHWLPGLALYLAATVPWFVLVQRRNPEFFDFFFIHEHFQRFLTTEHHRAGKWWYFIAVGAAGLLPWTPLLLAAIGRRIGRVAELFAGTREFDLMRWSIAWAAMIFLFFSASSSKLPGYIVPAFPALAICLALALERLPTRAVAWALGVNLLIAIGLWLAVPVIGAKAGAKMPAAQVALAMPALRDVLAMLAVGTLAALAALRWQRRTLAVIVLALSALFCWDRTINASEIFRDTLSARDVIDQALRAAGPIPAETPFYSVETLDQTAIYYLGRPMTLVSGFDELEMGAGLEPDKVIATTGDWIRRWTDGPPAYAFMRRATWQKLTDAGVPMRVVAESADKVVVARR